One stretch of Akkermansia sp. RCC_12PD DNA includes these proteins:
- a CDS encoding type B 50S ribosomal protein L31, with amino-acid sequence MKKDIHPQYNPVVFVDISTGRRFVTRSTTRSPKTEVIDGVEHFVISCGITSDSHPFFTGKNQFVDTEGRIDKFQKRFGSVRRSGGKPKLNK; translated from the coding sequence ATGAAGAAAGATATCCATCCCCAGTACAATCCGGTTGTCTTTGTCGACATCTCCACCGGCCGCCGTTTCGTGACCCGTTCCACCACCCGTTCCCCGAAGACGGAAGTTATCGACGGGGTTGAGCATTTCGTGATTTCCTGCGGTATCACCTCCGATTCCCACCCGTTCTTCACCGGCAAGAACCAGTTTGTGGACACCGAAGGCCGCATCGACAAGTTCCAAAAGCGTTTCGGCTCCGTCCGCCGCAGCGGCGGCAAGCCCAAGCTCAACAAGTAA
- the tilS gene encoding tRNA lysidine(34) synthetase TilS codes for MSLTPDHFDSQSAELLRSGRPVLAGISGGRDSMALLSLLSGMEGCRVIACHVHHGLRLEADEEAQFVREYAASTGVPCVWRRADVAGMARVQGISTEEAARKTRQNLFLEWAAEYPGALVALAHHRNDQQETALLHLCRGASGIHGMSPVSIWENGLTVVRPLLNFSRKEITAYLEEKNIPWREDASNQSTEYTRNALRHHIIPHLDKIFRRDTSLSFSRACRIENQIRTALAQALEAMDLTDPQGRLYLPGVNSLPQELKQCAVHHYLRQQSIPDLTEAAVLRVMKILDAGGPSRTSLPGGKIAVRKEKRLFVKDAPPQINKGEPRPADTTGGI; via the coding sequence ATGTCGCTGACCCCGGACCATTTTGACAGCCAGTCTGCGGAACTCCTCCGTTCCGGCCGTCCCGTGCTGGCTGGCATCAGCGGCGGCCGGGATTCCATGGCCCTGCTTTCCCTGCTTTCCGGAATGGAAGGGTGCCGCGTCATTGCCTGCCATGTGCATCACGGCCTGCGCCTGGAGGCGGATGAAGAAGCGCAGTTCGTCCGGGAGTATGCCGCATCCACGGGCGTTCCATGCGTTTGGAGGCGGGCGGACGTGGCCGGCATGGCCCGCGTCCAGGGCATTTCCACGGAGGAAGCGGCCCGGAAAACACGGCAGAACCTGTTTCTGGAATGGGCCGCGGAATATCCCGGGGCGCTCGTAGCTCTGGCGCATCACCGCAACGACCAGCAGGAAACGGCCCTGCTCCATTTGTGCCGCGGGGCATCCGGCATTCACGGCATGTCCCCCGTATCCATCTGGGAAAACGGGCTGACTGTCGTACGCCCTCTGCTGAATTTTTCCAGAAAGGAAATCACCGCCTATCTGGAGGAGAAAAACATTCCGTGGAGGGAAGACGCCAGCAACCAGTCCACCGAATACACGAGAAACGCCCTGCGCCACCACATCATCCCCCATTTGGACAAAATATTCCGCAGGGACACCAGCCTTTCCTTTTCACGCGCCTGCCGGATTGAGAACCAAATCCGCACCGCCCTGGCCCAGGCTCTGGAAGCCATGGACCTGACCGACCCCCAGGGGCGGCTGTACCTTCCCGGCGTCAACAGCCTTCCGCAGGAGTTGAAGCAATGCGCCGTGCATCATTACCTCCGGCAACAGTCCATACCGGACCTGACAGAAGCCGCCGTGCTCCGGGTCATGAAGATTCTGGATGCCGGAGGCCCTTCCCGTACATCCCTGCCCGGCGGAAAGATAGCCGTGCGCAAGGAAAAGCGGCTGTTTGTCAAAGACGCACCGCCGCAGATCAATAAAGGGGAGCCACGCCCTGCGGATACAACAGGTGGAATTTGA
- a CDS encoding phosphate acyltransferase: MSDWQGFSPLNDFTGPLLDNLKRHPKRIVFPEGEDVRVLRVSERFVNEQAGVPILLGRKEIIRRMAEMNGISLKFVRIIEPEKSSDLQMFCDRYERAEQMFGNGLPMNTREIVSEPVHFAAMMVLYGQADAIVAGNMKRVASVFRAVNKYRQDPVPTKPLFAISIVMVPEFAEKFGGRGIYFLADTGVTADPTVENMAYFAVETAKMARHMLGKSVRVAMLSASTDGSVPELAADRTRAATALARSVVEKECLDNEITVEGEIQIDAALSPDSYSVRVHRTSLLQPSDVWVFPTLDAADISKKLICMMPSVCNYGLILGGLLFPIAQLPRLTDEDRMFGTALVVGNEAIKFHLLYPQGVAPLY; encoded by the coding sequence ATGAGTGATTGGCAAGGTTTTTCTCCGTTGAATGACTTCACTGGGCCGCTGCTGGACAACCTGAAGCGGCACCCCAAGCGCATCGTTTTCCCGGAAGGGGAGGATGTGCGTGTGTTGCGTGTTTCCGAACGTTTCGTGAACGAACAGGCTGGTGTTCCCATTTTGCTGGGCCGGAAGGAAATTATCCGGCGCATGGCGGAAATGAATGGAATTTCCCTGAAATTCGTACGCATCATTGAACCGGAAAAAAGCTCTGATCTTCAAATGTTCTGTGACCGTTATGAACGGGCGGAACAGATGTTCGGGAACGGCCTGCCCATGAATACCCGGGAAATTGTCTCCGAACCGGTGCACTTTGCCGCCATGATGGTGCTTTACGGCCAGGCGGACGCCATTGTGGCCGGGAACATGAAAAGAGTGGCTTCCGTATTCCGCGCCGTGAACAAATACCGGCAGGACCCCGTGCCCACGAAGCCCCTGTTTGCCATCTCCATCGTTATGGTTCCGGAATTTGCTGAAAAATTTGGAGGCCGGGGCATTTACTTCCTGGCGGATACGGGCGTGACCGCTGATCCCACGGTGGAGAACATGGCCTACTTTGCCGTGGAAACGGCCAAAATGGCCCGGCACATGCTGGGCAAAAGTGTCCGCGTGGCCATGTTGAGCGCTTCAACGGACGGTTCCGTTCCGGAACTGGCTGCGGACCGTACCCGTGCCGCCACGGCATTGGCCCGGAGCGTTGTGGAAAAGGAATGTCTGGACAATGAGATCACCGTGGAAGGTGAAATTCAGATTGATGCTGCCCTGTCTCCGGACTCCTACAGTGTGCGCGTGCACCGCACCTCCCTGCTCCAGCCCAGCGACGTGTGGGTGTTTCCCACACTGGATGCGGCGGATATCTCCAAAAAACTGATTTGCATGATGCCCTCCGTGTGCAACTACGGCCTGATTCTGGGGGGGCTGCTTTTTCCGATCGCCCAGCTTCCGCGTTTGACGGATGAAGACAGAATGTTCGGCACCGCGCTGGTGGTGGGCAATGAAGCCATCAAATTCCACCTGTTGTATCCGCAGGGCGTGGCTCCCCTTTATTGA
- a CDS encoding histidinol-phosphatase yields MLACAFLFMYCDYHTHTPLCLHASGTPQEYVQSAVRAGLREYGISDHAPMQEEPFDDWRMKQADMGAYLDWIREATELAAPHGLAVKAGLECEWFPGIEPWTDHLQSLYAWDYLIGSVHYLGEKEEFDNPYKMDFWNTTDVEDAWEQYWKRFRDMAASGLFQIMGHADLIKKFGFRPGGDLRRYYEPALEAISRSGACLEINTAGWHNKCAEQYPDELFLRLAAEMDIPLTISSDAHAPENIGRDFDRAAELARRAGFRQLASFDSGSMLLHPLN; encoded by the coding sequence ATGCTAGCATGTGCCTTCCTCTTCATGTATTGCGATTACCATACACATACGCCCCTGTGCCTGCACGCCTCCGGTACGCCGCAGGAATATGTGCAGTCAGCCGTTCGCGCCGGACTGCGGGAATACGGCATTTCTGACCACGCCCCTATGCAGGAGGAGCCGTTTGACGACTGGCGCATGAAGCAGGCGGACATGGGAGCCTATCTGGACTGGATCAGGGAGGCTACGGAACTCGCCGCCCCGCACGGGCTGGCGGTGAAGGCCGGACTGGAATGCGAATGGTTCCCGGGCATTGAGCCCTGGACGGATCACCTGCAAAGCCTGTATGCCTGGGATTACCTGATCGGTTCCGTCCATTATCTTGGAGAAAAGGAGGAATTCGACAACCCCTACAAGATGGATTTCTGGAACACGACGGATGTGGAGGATGCCTGGGAACAATACTGGAAACGCTTCCGGGACATGGCAGCCTCAGGCTTGTTCCAAATCATGGGCCATGCGGACCTGATCAAGAAGTTCGGCTTCCGGCCCGGCGGAGACCTGCGCCGCTATTATGAACCAGCCCTGGAAGCCATAAGCCGGTCCGGCGCCTGTCTGGAGATCAATACAGCCGGATGGCACAACAAGTGCGCCGAACAGTATCCGGACGAACTTTTCCTGCGGCTGGCGGCAGAAATGGATATTCCCCTGACCATCAGTTCGGACGCCCATGCTCCGGAAAACATCGGCCGGGATTTTGACCGCGCCGCGGAACTGGCGCGCCGGGCCGGGTTCAGGCAACTCGCCTCTTTCGATTCAGGGAGTATGCTGCTGCATCCTCTGAATTGA